A region from the Drosophila mauritiana strain mau12 chromosome 2L, ASM438214v1, whole genome shotgun sequence genome encodes:
- the LOC117146090 gene encoding uncharacterized protein LOC117146090: MPPFCCGGRRCAKDLVDENLNEGGRESLREPIYTTTAEYERPLSLKFYARHDWPYFNCTLQEGQRIREKLDPVSLQNTRKMISLDKGVDEEYEMKHNTPQPMTVNQIYGWYSDRAHRYLRRDRGTFVFPHENDPMIEQILRNKLKRS; the protein is encoded by the coding sequence ATGCCACCCTTTTGTTGTGGTGGCCGCCGCTGTGCCAAGGACTTGGTGGATGAAAATCTGAACGAAGGTGGTCGCGAGTCGCTGAGGGAGCCGATATACACCACGACCGCGGAGTATGAACGACCATTGTCCCTGAAGTTTTATGCCCGCCACGACTGGCCGTATTTTAATTGCACGCTCCAAGAGGGGCAGCGCATACGGGAGAAACTTGACCCGGTGTCACTGCAGAACACACGTAAAATGATCAGCCTGGACAAGGGCGTGGACGAGGAGTACGAGATGAAGCACAACACGCCGCAGCCCATGACTGTCAACCAGATATACGGATGGTACTCGGATAGAGCCCACCGCTATCTGAGGCGCGACCGCGGCACATTCGTCTTTCCTCACGAGAACGATCCCATGATTGAGCAAATTTTAAGGAACAAACTCAAACGCTCTTAA